AAATATAACAATCTTCTGGTAAGTTCAAGCGATCTTGCAGTGCTGGCGGTTAAGCCGCAGGTGGCGGGGGAAGTGATGGAGGCTCTCGACGATTTCCCTGTCGATAAGCCCGTTATCTCCATCGCAGCTGGGCTGAGGATTGAGAAAATCACAAAACTGCTGGGCGATAGGCCGGTGATTCGCGTTATGCCGAACACCCCCGCCCTTGCCGGCTGGGGAGCGGCAGGTATATTCGCTAACAAAAAGGGCGAGAAACACCTCCCGCTTGCAAAAAAAATCTTCTCTGCAATAGGCGAGGCTTTTGTGCTTTCAAGCGAGGATGATATGAATATCGTAACTGCTTTGAGCGGCTCGGGGCCTGCATATTTCTTCCTGCTTATGGAGGAGATGATAAACGCAGGGATCGAACTCGGGCTTGACGAAAAACTGGCCTCAGATCTTACGATACAAACTGCGATCGGCGCCGCAATGCTTGCAAGACAGGGCAATAATGACAGCGAAACCCCTGAAGACCTGAGGAAGAAGGTTACTTCCCCGGGAGGCACTACAGAAGCTGCCCTGAAAGAATTGGAAAACAATCAGCTCGGGGCATTGGTTATGCTTGCCGTATCACGGGCTAAGCAGAGAAGCGAAGAGCTTTCAAAGGTTTGATAAGCGGAGGGATATCTTGCCGGAAGGGTACACTCAAATCGGAAAAATATTGATTATCGCAGGCCTTATAATCGCCGCAATTGGCGGGATTATGGTGTTTGCCCCGAGGCTGAACCTCTTCAGACTCCCGGGCGATATAAACATCAGCGGGAAGGGCTGG
This window of the Sedimentisphaera salicampi genome carries:
- the proC gene encoding pyrroline-5-carboxylate reductase; its protein translation is MAIGFIGAGNMAEAIIKGLISNKVYNCDEINISDISDNRLEYMQSAYSINTFKYNNLLVSSSDLAVLAVKPQVAGEVMEALDDFPVDKPVISIAAGLRIEKITKLLGDRPVIRVMPNTPALAGWGAAGIFANKKGEKHLPLAKKIFSAIGEAFVLSSEDDMNIVTALSGSGPAYFFLLMEEMINAGIELGLDEKLASDLTIQTAIGAAMLARQGNNDSETPEDLRKKVTSPGGTTEAALKELENNQLGALVMLAVSRAKQRSEELSKV
- a CDS encoding DUF2905 domain-containing protein, with translation MPEGYTQIGKILIIAGLIIAAIGGIMVFAPRLNLFRLPGDINISGKGWKIYFPVVSCIVISLLLTLISWIIKYFSGK